A window from Frischella perrara encodes these proteins:
- a CDS encoding phosphatase PAP2/dual specificity phosphatase family protein, with protein MLKIKSKNLTINKGCCLVFLVVFFLVSYNFANWLTSIRSDVNSLVFDWETSIPLWSWTIIPYWSIHFMYCFAILSAKSEKSLKNIFLQLFSAQIICVSCFLIFPLRFTFERPAVDGFLGLLFDLLMAFDKPYNQAPSLHITLLVILWRFYSHNPSTVVRYIIHIWCFLIGLSVLTTWQHHFFDLLSGLWVGCFCIWLWPENGVSPLSNKQSPKQYHWGLLYFSLFLISFVMAIYLHGLGLCFLWLSGAFLLVSANYLLFGSLGFGKQSNGQFSLAVRILFLPYFVIMWIYSRLTSFKNNPVDLICDNVYFGRLPSRKTLKENQFISIVDLCAELPINYFVGHYSLIPTLAMSPLSVEQCQLAAEMIEQYQKNGKLLVCCVRGDSHGATAAIAWLLLTKRVANLDEAIAKLKVSRKYIVITKQQQLILKHFFEQCK; from the coding sequence ATGTTAAAAATAAAATCTAAAAATTTAACTATTAATAAAGGATGTTGTTTAGTTTTCTTGGTTGTATTTTTCTTAGTTAGCTATAATTTTGCTAATTGGTTAACCTCAATACGTAGTGATGTAAACAGTTTGGTTTTCGACTGGGAAACATCAATTCCATTATGGTCTTGGACAATTATACCTTATTGGTCGATACATTTTATGTATTGCTTTGCTATTCTATCAGCCAAATCCGAGAAATCACTGAAAAACATTTTTTTACAGCTTTTCTCTGCACAGATAATCTGTGTCAGCTGTTTTCTTATTTTTCCACTTAGATTCACTTTTGAACGACCCGCTGTTGACGGTTTTTTGGGTCTTTTGTTTGATCTTTTAATGGCATTTGATAAACCTTATAATCAAGCGCCATCATTACATATCACATTATTAGTGATACTATGGCGATTCTATTCACACAATCCTTCTACTGTCGTTCGTTATATTATACATATATGGTGTTTTTTAATCGGCTTATCCGTGTTGACAACTTGGCAACACCATTTTTTTGATTTACTTTCTGGATTATGGGTCGGATGTTTTTGTATTTGGTTATGGCCTGAGAACGGTGTTTCTCCACTAAGTAATAAACAATCACCTAAACAATATCATTGGGGATTGCTTTATTTTTCTCTGTTTTTAATATCGTTTGTTATGGCTATTTATCTTCATGGCTTAGGGTTATGTTTTCTATGGTTATCGGGTGCATTCTTATTGGTATCTGCTAATTATTTATTATTTGGATCATTGGGTTTTGGAAAACAATCTAATGGGCAATTTAGTCTGGCAGTGAGGATTTTATTCCTACCCTATTTCGTTATCATGTGGATTTATTCACGGTTAACGTCATTCAAAAATAATCCTGTCGATTTAATTTGTGACAATGTCTATTTTGGTCGCTTACCGTCTAGAAAAACGTTAAAGGAAAATCAATTTATTTCTATTGTCGATCTTTGTGCTGAATTACCAATAAATTACTTTGTTGGTCATTATTCGCTTATACCAACTTTAGCTATGTCCCCCTTATCTGTTGAACAATGTCAACTAGCAGCAGAAATGATCGAACAATATCAAAAAAATGGAAAACTATTAGTTTGTTGTGTTCGAGGTGATTCACACGGTGCAACAGCAGCCATTGCT